A DNA window from Streptomyces parvus contains the following coding sequences:
- a CDS encoding peroxiredoxin encodes MASGPQLGSTAPDFSLPGGVLSGETFDRADYRLSAARGRSVVLAFYPGDNTSVCTKQLCSYSSGMEAFEGLDADVWGISPQGVDSHESFARAFGLRMPLLADEGREIAKAYGVSAPGIGVRRAVFLIGPDGVLRWKHVSLLGATFQSLDTLTNRLSGIKDA; translated from the coding sequence ATGGCATCAGGCCCCCAACTCGGCAGCACGGCACCCGACTTCTCCCTCCCGGGCGGAGTCCTGTCGGGCGAGACCTTCGACCGCGCCGACTACCGCCTCTCCGCCGCCCGTGGCCGATCCGTGGTCCTCGCGTTCTACCCGGGGGACAACACCTCGGTCTGCACGAAGCAGCTGTGCTCGTACTCCTCGGGCATGGAAGCCTTCGAGGGCCTCGACGCCGACGTCTGGGGAATCAGTCCACAGGGTGTGGACAGCCATGAGTCGTTCGCCCGCGCCTTCGGCCTGCGCATGCCGCTCCTGGCCGACGAGGGCCGGGAGATCGCCAAGGCGTACGGGGTCTCCGCGCCGGGCATCGGGGTGCGGCGGGCGGTCTTCCTCATCGGCCCGGACGGGGTCCTGCGCTGGAAGCACGTGTCGTTGCTCGGAGCGACCTTCCAGTCACTCGACACCCTCACGAACCGTCTGTCCGGCATCAAAGACGCGTAA